Genomic DNA from bacterium:
CGGGGAGCCACTCCTGCACGGGGTGCGAACTGGCTCGCTGCCGGGTTGACGCTCGCCGGGACGAGCTGTGGGTTCGCTCGCTCAAACGGAACGAATGTCCTCCGTCCGAGCGCTTGACCGCTGACTCGCGCACCTCGTCCACAGCGCGCTATGTGGATCGAACCGAGTCTCGATCTCTCTCGCCTCTCTCGATAGTGCGGGCCCTTGGTCGACGTCGGAGCCACTCGCCGTACGAGAACGAGAATGCACTTTCGAGACCACGACCCGCTCTGGATGAAGAGCGCACCGCGTCCCTGGGTCGTCGTCGACCTAAGTGTTCACAAGGCGCTGCCAGCAGATTCCTCGGACAACAGCACCTAGCTTCCGAACAGAGTGCTCGATTCACTTAGCGCCAGGGTTCGAAGACGACGGATGATCTCAGTGCCCGTCGCGGCTTCGAGCAACGCGAGGTCCCGCTCCTGCCGGGCGACTTCAGCCTGAACCAGCTCATGCCCCATCACGGCGGCACGGAGTTCCCCCGGCCGGAGTCGCAAGAGTGCGACGACGTGCCCCCAAAGGGCCTCGAAGACGGCCCCCGCAGCCCACAACGCCGCTTGGGCATCTCGGGTCGTCAGCGCTTCCCAGCCATAAGCCAACGCGACGCAAGCATCTCCCGTGGGACCGGAGCTCGAGCCCTGCTGATCGTCACCCGGCACCAGGCCCTGCGACCCCGCCAACTCAGCCCTTGGGTCACAGGTTGTGAGCGTCCCCGTGAGGTGTTCCCAGAGTCTATCCAGGCTGGCTCTGGCACTCGGGAAGTCGCCCACCCCCGTCTTGCGCCAGGATGCCTCGTAGCTCGGGAACAGGCGCTCCGCACACGCCGCGGCAAAGCTCGCCCGCTGCTCCACGGACAACGCGTCGAGTCTTCGGCGTAGATCGAGAAGGCCGGGCGGAGCAGTGAGTGCCGTCCGTGGATGCTCACCCGTAGTGACCGTGTTCAAATCGAACAAGACCTCGGACTCCCCGACAGCCCTCGTACGCAAGCCGCGCAAAGCCACGCGATCGGGAGACGACGCCAGCTCAAACAAGTCGCGCTGTTGACGGGCACATTCTGAGTGGATGAGCGGGTGCTCGAGCGCCTCCGTATCGTCGATGTCGAGAGTGGTCGTAAGGTGGTAGTCGATACTCGCGAGCGTGCGTCGCCCCGCTGCCATGGCCTCATAGCCATCACTCGTCTCCAATGACCTCCACGCGAACGCTAAGGCTGCGCAAGCATCGTCGGCGAAGGCCCGGGTCGAACCCGGCCCGTACTCGGGGGGGATGAGATCAAGACAACGCTGAGCCTCCCGCGCCACGTCCACGGCGAACGGTTCCCCCGATAAGTAGTCCCAAAGTCGATCGCAGCTCGCGAGAGCTGTCGCTGGCTCACCTTCGCCAGTCTCCCGACAGAACTCCGAGTAGAAGGGCAGCAATCGTTCGGCACAAGCCAGTGCAAACGTCGCACGCAGCCTTGGTGTGAGCGCGTCGAGTTGATCCCGAAATCGACTCTCTTGATCACTCGGCCCCGTCATACCCGTCCTCGAACTCCGCTTCGCAGCCGGGATGCTAAGGCCATACGGCTCGGTCCGGCCAAACCAGCCTACCACCCGCGCTTTCGATGGCTGCCACACAGTCGGCACAAAAGGGCCGACTTGCAATGATCGCCTTCGGCGTCAGTCCCTGCTCTGCGGCGTGCTGAAGCGCCGTGACCTCGGCGTGGGCACCCGGTAACTTCGCCGGAATGTCGTTGCCGGCGAGGAGCGCGCGCTGACCCCGATCCAGGTCCCGTCCGCCGCCCGCGACCACGTCTCCCCCACTCGTCCTCAAGACGGCCGTCGTTCTCCTTCTAGCAGCCTCGGCATCGAGGGCCCCGTGAACCCGGCGCATCGTAAGCCCAATCTCGTACAGATCATGCGCTCGACGTATCGCACCGGCACCACCACCGGTCACCGAACCGGCCACGAATCCGATCGCCAAAGCGAGCTCCGGAGACGCGCCTGCTTGGGTCGCAACAAACTCAGCCGCCGTTCCAGGCAGGTCCAAGAGCATCGACAGTTGCTCGAGCCGCCCCTGCGCCTCGATCGTCGCCAACGCTCCCTCCAACTGCCCAAGGCCCTGCTGCAGCTCCTGCTGCGTCACCCCGAC
This window encodes:
- a CDS encoding YjaG family protein, yielding MTGPSDQESRFRDQLDALTPRLRATFALACAERLLPFYSEFCRETGEGEPATALASCDRLWDYLSGEPFAVDVAREAQRCLDLIPPEYGPGSTRAFADDACAALAFAWRSLETSDGYEAMAAGRRTLASIDYHLTTTLDIDDTEALEHPLIHSECARQQRDLFELASSPDRVALRGLRTRAVGESEVLFDLNTVTTGEHPRTALTAPPGLLDLRRRLDALSVEQRASFAAACAERLFPSYEASWRKTGVGDFPSARASLDRLWEHLTGTLTTCDPRAELAGSQGLVPGDDQQGSSSGPTGDACVALAYGWEALTTRDAQAALWAAGAVFEALWGHVVALLRLRPGELRAAVMGHELVQAEVARQERDLALLEAATGTEIIRRLRTLALSESSTLFGS